A single region of the Pseudomonas mandelii genome encodes:
- a CDS encoding AlgP family protein: MSATKKPVNTPLHLLQQLSGSLLDHLENACSQALADAEKLLAKLEKQRGKAQEKLHKSRTKLQDAATAGKAKAQTKAKGAVKELEDLLDALKDRQSETRSYILQLKRDAQESLKLAQGIGRVQEAVGKALSLRSAKPAAAPAKKAAAKPAAAKAPAKPAAKPVAKAPVKAAAKPAAKKPVAASAAKPAAKSTAAKTAAKPAAAKTAAAKPAARTAAAKPAVAKTAAAKPAAKSAAAKPAAKPAAARTATAKPAAKPVAAKTVAAKPAAKAAAKPAAKPAAKAAAAKPAAAAKPAAAAKPAAKPAAAKPAAAKPAAKPAAKPAVKKPAAAAKPATAPVTKPATPAASASPAAAATPSTPSTAPTPAAPSSTSTTPASAS; the protein is encoded by the coding sequence ATGTCGGCCACCAAGAAGCCTGTAAATACCCCGTTGCACTTACTCCAACAACTCTCGGGCAGCCTGCTCGATCATTTGGAAAACGCTTGTTCCCAAGCCTTGGCTGATGCTGAAAAACTGCTCGCCAAACTGGAAAAGCAGCGCGGAAAAGCGCAGGAGAAATTGCACAAATCCCGTACCAAGTTGCAGGACGCCGCAACTGCCGGTAAAGCCAAGGCACAAACCAAAGCGAAGGGTGCGGTGAAAGAACTTGAGGACTTGCTCGATGCCCTCAAGGATCGTCAATCCGAAACGCGCAGCTACATTCTGCAACTCAAGCGCGATGCTCAAGAAAGCCTGAAACTGGCCCAGGGTATCGGTCGTGTACAAGAGGCTGTCGGCAAGGCGTTGTCCCTGCGTTCGGCCAAGCCTGCTGCGGCACCTGCCAAGAAAGCCGCTGCCAAACCGGCGGCTGCAAAAGCACCGGCCAAGCCTGCTGCCAAACCTGTCGCCAAAGCGCCGGTGAAAGCCGCAGCAAAACCTGCGGCGAAAAAACCGGTTGCTGCCAGCGCTGCAAAACCAGCGGCTAAATCGACGGCTGCCAAAACTGCCGCCAAGCCAGCTGCTGCCAAAACGGCCGCCGCTAAACCTGCTGCAAGAACCGCTGCTGCGAAACCGGCTGTGGCGAAAACCGCAGCGGCAAAACCAGCTGCAAAATCGGCTGCTGCGAAGCCTGCTGCAAAACCTGCCGCTGCAAGAACTGCTACCGCCAAGCCAGCCGCAAAACCTGTCGCGGCTAAAACCGTTGCCGCAAAACCGGCTGCAAAAGCTGCGGCGAAACCCGCTGCTAAACCCGCTGCCAAAGCTGCCGCCGCGAAACCCGCTGCCGCCGCCAAGCCAGCTGCTGCAGCGAAACCAGCAGCCAAACCAGCTGCAGCAAAACCTGCTGCCGCGAAGCCAGCTGCAAAACCTGCCGCCAAACCGGCCGTGAAAAAGCCTGCCGCTGCTGCCAAGCCAGCTACTGCGCCAGTTACCAAACCCGCGACTCCAGCTGCATCGGCTTCGCCAGCGGCAGCAGCCACCCCCTCGACCCCATCGACTGCGCCAACGCCAGCCGCACCGTCGAGCACCAGCACCACCCCAGCCAGCGCTTCTTAA
- a CDS encoding TIGR02444 family protein: MSSDLWSFSLTTYARPGIEDACLTLQSAGVNVCLLLCGLWLGERGVTCNEQRLQLLRDIAGPWDADVVQPLRALRMQWKAAASEDAGLDDLREQVKALEMEAERHLLLRLERVAQSWPQYEVTDSTAWLEGVAAGAAHLNRDALHQLRVAATGT; the protein is encoded by the coding sequence ATGTCCTCTGACCTGTGGAGCTTTTCCCTTACCACCTACGCGCGTCCCGGCATTGAAGACGCGTGCCTGACGTTGCAGTCGGCGGGTGTGAACGTGTGCTTGCTGCTATGCGGGTTGTGGCTGGGAGAACGGGGCGTCACCTGTAACGAACAACGCTTGCAGTTGCTTCGCGATATAGCCGGACCTTGGGACGCAGATGTCGTGCAACCGTTGCGCGCCTTGCGAATGCAATGGAAAGCCGCCGCCAGCGAGGATGCCGGACTGGATGATCTGCGCGAACAAGTGAAAGCACTGGAGATGGAAGCCGAACGGCATCTGCTGTTGCGACTGGAACGTGTGGCGCAGAGTTGGCCGCAGTATGAGGTGACCGATTCAACGGCCTGGCTGGAAGGTGTGGCGGCAGGCGCCGCCCACCTGAACCGCGACGCGCTGCATCAGCTGCGCGTCGCGGCAACCGGCACTTAA
- a CDS encoding ATP-binding cassette domain-containing protein — MIRLQNLTLQRGPQRLLEDAELTLHAGHKAGLIGANGAGKSSLFALIRGELHPDSGDCFLPADWRIAHMRQEIETLERLAVDYVLDGDLRLREVQRDLAAAEASHDGAAQARLHVELDSADGYTADARARKLLAGLGFTNEQMDRPVGDFSGGWRMRLNLAQALMCPSDLLLLDEPTNHLDLDAIIWLEDWLKSYPGTLLLISHDRDFLDAVVDHVAHVDQRKITLYRGGYSAFERARAERLAQQQQAYEKQQAQRAHMESYIARFKAQATKARQAQSRIKALERMEELSAAHVDSPFDFVFRESQKISSPLIDLSDARLGYGDKAVLEKVKLQLTPGARIGLLGPNGAGKSTLIKNLAGELSPLAGRLTRGENTVVGYFAQHQLDSLDSKASPLLHLQRLAPTEREQTLRDFLGGFDFRGARIDEPVLNFSGGEKARLALALIAWDRPNLLLLDEPTNHLDLEMRLALTMALQEFSGAVLVVSHDRHLLKSTTDNFYLVADGKVEEFDGDLEDYARWLVDYRQRNAPVSNTPVNPDKTDKKAQRQAAAALRQQLAPHKREADKLETELGKLHEKLAKIDTSLGDSDIYEPARKNDLRDLLAEQAKLKVREAELEEAWMEALELLESMQAELEALS; from the coding sequence ATGATTCGACTTCAGAACCTGACTTTACAGCGTGGCCCTCAACGTCTGCTAGAAGACGCTGAGCTGACCCTGCATGCCGGCCACAAAGCCGGCCTCATCGGTGCCAACGGCGCCGGCAAATCGAGCCTGTTCGCCTTGATTCGAGGCGAACTGCACCCGGACTCGGGTGACTGCTTCCTGCCGGCCGACTGGCGCATCGCCCACATGCGTCAGGAAATCGAGACCCTCGAACGCCTGGCGGTCGACTACGTGCTCGATGGTGACCTGCGCCTGCGTGAGGTGCAACGCGACCTCGCCGCTGCCGAAGCATCGCATGACGGCGCCGCTCAGGCCCGTCTGCACGTGGAACTCGACAGTGCCGACGGTTACACCGCCGACGCCCGGGCCCGCAAGCTGCTGGCCGGTCTTGGGTTCACTAACGAGCAAATGGATCGTCCGGTAGGAGATTTCTCTGGTGGCTGGAGGATGCGTCTGAACCTGGCGCAGGCTTTGATGTGCCCCTCGGACCTGTTGCTGCTCGACGAACCGACCAACCACTTGGACCTCGACGCCATCATCTGGCTCGAAGATTGGCTGAAAAGCTATCCGGGCACCTTGCTGCTGATTTCCCACGACCGGGACTTCCTCGACGCCGTGGTCGATCACGTCGCCCACGTTGACCAGCGCAAGATCACTCTGTACCGCGGTGGTTATAGCGCCTTCGAACGCGCCCGTGCCGAACGCCTGGCCCAGCAACAGCAGGCCTACGAGAAGCAGCAGGCGCAACGTGCGCACATGGAAAGCTACATCGCCCGTTTCAAGGCCCAGGCCACCAAGGCCCGTCAGGCCCAGAGCCGGATCAAGGCGCTGGAGCGGATGGAGGAACTGTCCGCCGCCCACGTCGATTCGCCGTTCGACTTCGTCTTCCGCGAATCGCAGAAAATCTCCAGCCCGTTGATTGATCTGTCGGATGCTCGCCTGGGTTATGGCGACAAAGCCGTGCTGGAGAAGGTCAAGCTGCAACTGACCCCCGGCGCACGGATCGGTTTGCTCGGCCCGAACGGCGCCGGTAAATCGACCCTGATCAAAAACCTCGCCGGTGAACTGTCGCCGCTGGCCGGTCGCCTGACCCGTGGCGAGAACACGGTCGTGGGCTACTTCGCCCAGCATCAGCTGGACTCTCTCGATTCCAAGGCCAGCCCGTTGCTGCATTTGCAGCGCCTGGCACCGACCGAGCGCGAGCAGACTCTGCGTGATTTCCTTGGCGGTTTCGACTTCCGTGGCGCGCGCATCGATGAGCCGGTGCTGAATTTCTCCGGTGGCGAAAAGGCCCGTCTGGCCCTGGCATTGATTGCCTGGGATCGGCCGAACCTGTTGCTGCTCGACGAACCGACCAACCACCTGGACCTCGAAATGCGCCTGGCGCTGACCATGGCCCTGCAGGAATTCAGTGGCGCGGTGCTGGTGGTCTCTCACGATCGTCATTTGCTCAAAAGCACCACCGATAATTTCTATCTGGTGGCCGACGGCAAGGTCGAGGAGTTCGACGGCGATCTGGAAGACTACGCCCGCTGGCTGGTCGACTACCGTCAGCGCAATGCGCCGGTCAGCAACACCCCGGTCAACCCGGACAAGACCGACAAGAAGGCCCAGCGCCAGGCCGCTGCTGCGTTGCGTCAGCAACTGGCACCGCACAAGCGTGAGGCTGACAAGCTCGAAACCGAGTTGGGCAAGCTGCACGAGAAACTGGCGAAGATCGATACCAGCCTTGGCGACAGTGACATTTACGAACCGGCGCGCAAGAACGATTTGCGCGATCTGCTGGCTGAACAGGCCAAGTTGAAGGTGCGTGAAGCCGAACTCGAAGAAGCCTGGATGGAAGCCCTGGAACTGCTCGAAAGCATGCAGGCGGAGCTGGAGGCGCTGTCTTGA
- a CDS encoding mechanosensitive ion channel family protein has translation MEAFKLPLPAGWGEPIWFAAQILLILLAGYLAQRFVAKCLTRLGERYPFPPQLLMPLRGGLRWLIMGSALIFVLERLGVSATVLWTALSGFVAVAAVAFFAMWSVLSNLLCAILIFTVGPFRIGDVVELVDTTDKPGVKGRVVAINLLYTTLIEAEELGTGSAMVQVPNSLFFQRSVRRWRGSDVFPLSGIEK, from the coding sequence ATGGAAGCCTTCAAGCTGCCGCTGCCGGCGGGGTGGGGCGAGCCGATCTGGTTCGCTGCGCAAATCCTGCTGATTCTGTTGGCGGGTTACCTTGCCCAGCGCTTCGTCGCTAAATGCCTGACGCGCCTGGGCGAGCGCTACCCGTTTCCACCGCAACTGCTGATGCCGCTGCGCGGAGGTTTGCGCTGGCTGATCATGGGCAGTGCGCTGATTTTCGTACTCGAACGCCTCGGAGTCTCGGCCACCGTGCTCTGGACCGCGTTGTCCGGGTTTGTTGCGGTCGCGGCAGTAGCGTTCTTCGCCATGTGGAGCGTGCTGTCCAACCTGCTGTGCGCGATCCTGATCTTCACCGTCGGCCCGTTCCGCATCGGTGACGTCGTCGAGTTGGTGGACACCACCGACAAGCCCGGCGTCAAAGGCCGGGTGGTGGCGATCAACCTGCTCTACACCACGCTGATTGAAGCGGAAGAGCTCGGTACCGGCAGCGCCATGGTGCAAGTGCCCAACAGTCTGTTCTTCCAGCGTTCGGTTCGGCGCTGGCGCGGGAGTGATGTGTTTCCGTTGAGCGGGATCGAAAAGTAA
- the rhtB gene encoding homoserine/homoserine lactone efflux protein: MELQTWLAFFAACWVISLSPGAGAIASMSSGLQYGFWRGYWNALGLQLGLAVQIAIVGAGVGAILTASATAFYAIKWFGVAYLVYLAVKQWRALPSDMSDDAAVRQIGKPLALVFRGFLVNISNPKALVFMLAVLPQFIDPHAPLLAQYLIIGVTMVCVDLIVMAGYTGLASKVLRLLRTPKQQKRMNRTFAGLFIGAAAFMATLRKAAV; this comes from the coding sequence ATGGAGCTTCAAACATGGCTGGCGTTTTTTGCCGCCTGTTGGGTGATCAGTCTGTCTCCCGGTGCCGGCGCCATTGCGTCGATGTCCAGCGGTCTGCAATACGGTTTCTGGCGCGGTTACTGGAACGCCCTGGGCCTGCAATTGGGCCTGGCGGTACAGATCGCGATTGTCGGCGCCGGTGTGGGCGCGATTCTCACGGCATCAGCCACCGCTTTCTATGCGATCAAATGGTTCGGTGTGGCCTACCTCGTTTATCTCGCGGTCAAGCAATGGCGCGCGTTGCCCAGCGACATGAGTGACGACGCGGCCGTGCGTCAGATCGGCAAGCCGCTGGCCCTGGTGTTCCGCGGTTTCCTGGTCAATATCAGCAACCCCAAGGCCCTCGTGTTCATGCTGGCGGTGTTGCCGCAGTTCATTGATCCTCACGCACCGCTGCTCGCTCAGTACCTGATCATTGGTGTGACCATGGTCTGCGTCGACCTGATCGTCATGGCCGGGTACACCGGGTTGGCGTCGAAGGTGCTGCGCCTGTTGCGCACGCCCAAGCAGCAAAAACGCATGAACCGGACCTTTGCCGGGCTGTTCATCGGTGCGGCGGCGTTTATGGCGACATTGCGCAAAGCTGCGGTTTAA
- a CDS encoding FTR1 family protein, with the protein MTAPSRFLAWLVLPLFALCSFNLLADTVEGAPQALHLLDYIGADYPQTVQAGKVIDESEYREQLEFIKVLQGLIAAMPAKPEKAGLEQGVSTIRSAITARQDGADVARQARQLGAKLAVAYEVSQAPIITPDPTRGAPLYAQHCSVCHGDTGAGDGPAGVGLTPPPANLRDTARLDHLSLYAIYTTVGLGVEGTDMPAFADQLDDRQRWDLATYIAGFSADPAAATSEKTYNIADLARQTPAEVQAADGPQAAATFRAQRAQPPQVKRGPAQLLDYTAATLDKSLAAYRAGDHDQAYDLSVAAYLEGFELVESSLDNVDANVRKDTEKSLMAYRQSLQDGSPVAQAQQRLDAAKAKLKESAGLLGSDGLSWSLSYISGLLILLREGLEAILVLAAILAFLRNTGQQSAVRSVNVGWGLALLAGLATWALAAYVIDVSGSQRELLEGATALFAAVMVLWLGVWMHDRRHAAAWQDYIKSSLVGGGGRFGFATLAFFSVYRELFEVILFYETLWLQAGPAGHNAVLAGGATALVLLVGLAWVILRGSQKLPLSLFFSINAGLLCALSVVFAGHGVKALQEAGIFGTRPVPFFDFDWLGIHADAYSLSAQCVAIVAIVVLYGRSWMVEKRRVQVS; encoded by the coding sequence ATGACTGCCCCGTCCCGTTTCTTGGCCTGGCTGGTGTTGCCGCTGTTTGCCTTGTGCAGTTTCAATCTGCTGGCGGACACCGTGGAAGGCGCGCCGCAAGCCCTGCATTTGCTCGATTACATCGGCGCGGATTATCCGCAGACGGTGCAAGCGGGCAAGGTCATCGACGAGTCCGAATACCGCGAGCAGCTGGAATTCATCAAGGTGCTGCAAGGCTTGATCGCGGCGATGCCGGCCAAGCCGGAAAAAGCCGGGCTGGAGCAGGGCGTCAGCACGATACGCAGCGCCATTACTGCCCGTCAGGACGGCGCGGACGTGGCCCGTCAGGCTCGGCAGCTGGGTGCGAAGCTGGCCGTGGCCTATGAAGTCAGCCAGGCGCCGATCATTACCCCGGATCCGACCCGTGGTGCACCGCTTTACGCCCAGCATTGCTCGGTCTGCCACGGCGATACGGGGGCCGGTGACGGCCCGGCCGGTGTCGGTCTGACGCCGCCGCCGGCCAATCTGCGTGACACGGCGCGCCTGGATCACCTGAGTCTGTACGCGATCTACACCACAGTGGGCCTGGGCGTCGAAGGCACGGACATGCCGGCCTTCGCCGATCAACTGGACGATCGCCAGCGTTGGGACCTGGCAACCTACATCGCCGGCTTCAGCGCCGATCCGGCCGCCGCCACATCCGAAAAAACTTACAACATCGCCGACCTCGCTCGTCAGACGCCAGCCGAAGTGCAGGCCGCCGATGGCCCGCAAGCCGCCGCGACGTTCCGTGCGCAGCGGGCGCAACCGCCGCAGGTCAAGCGCGGCCCGGCGCAGTTGCTCGACTACACCGCCGCCACCCTGGACAAGAGCCTCGCGGCCTACCGTGCCGGCGATCATGATCAAGCCTATGACTTGTCGGTAGCGGCGTATCTTGAAGGCTTCGAACTGGTCGAGAGTTCGCTGGACAACGTCGACGCCAACGTGCGCAAGGACACCGAAAAGTCCCTGATGGCGTACCGTCAATCGTTGCAGGACGGCTCGCCGGTGGCCCAGGCCCAGCAGCGTCTGGACGCGGCCAAGGCCAAGTTGAAGGAGTCCGCCGGGCTGCTGGGCAGCGACGGCTTGAGCTGGTCCTTGAGCTACATCTCCGGGTTGCTGATTTTGCTGCGTGAAGGCCTCGAAGCGATTCTGGTGCTGGCGGCGATCCTGGCGTTCCTGCGCAATACCGGCCAGCAATCGGCGGTTCGCAGCGTCAACGTCGGTTGGGGCCTGGCGTTGCTGGCGGGTCTGGCGACCTGGGCACTGGCGGCCTATGTGATTGATGTCAGCGGTTCGCAGCGTGAATTGCTGGAAGGTGCGACGGCGTTGTTTGCCGCCGTCATGGTGCTCTGGCTGGGCGTGTGGATGCACGACCGTCGTCACGCGGCAGCCTGGCAGGACTACATCAAGAGCAGCCTGGTGGGCGGCGGCGGACGCTTCGGCTTTGCGACGCTGGCGTTTTTCTCGGTGTATCGCGAGCTGTTTGAAGTGATTCTGTTCTACGAAACTCTGTGGCTGCAGGCGGGGCCTGCGGGGCATAACGCAGTGTTGGCCGGTGGTGCAACGGCGCTGGTGTTGCTGGTCGGGCTGGCGTGGGTGATCCTGCGTGGCTCGCAGAAACTGCCGCTGTCGTTGTTCTTCAGCATCAACGCCGGTCTGCTGTGCGCGCTGTCGGTGGTGTTCGCAGGGCATGGCGTGAAGGCGTTGCAGGAAGCCGGAATCTTCGGCACCCGGCCGGTGCCGTTCTTTGACTTCGACTGGTTGGGGATTCACGCGGATGCGTATTCGCTGAGTGCCCAATGCGTGGCGATCGTTGCGATTGTGGTGCTGTATGGCCGTAGCTGGATGGTAGAGAAGCGGCGGGTGCAGGTTTCTTAA
- a CDS encoding YaiI/YqxD family protein — translation MRVWIDADACPRAAKDLVVKFALKRQFEVVLVAGQPQIKPGLALVKLIVVPSGPDAADDYLVEHAVPGELVICSDVPLADRLVKNGVSALDPRGKEFDAQNMGDRLAVRNLFTDLREQGQMSGGPAPFGEREKQAFANALDRILTRLTRKA, via the coding sequence ATGCGCGTATGGATCGATGCCGACGCCTGCCCACGGGCGGCGAAGGATCTGGTGGTGAAGTTCGCTCTCAAGCGCCAGTTCGAAGTGGTGCTGGTGGCGGGGCAGCCACAGATCAAACCTGGCCTGGCTCTGGTGAAGCTGATCGTGGTGCCCAGCGGCCCGGATGCCGCCGATGACTATCTGGTGGAACACGCGGTGCCAGGTGAGCTGGTGATTTGCAGCGATGTGCCGCTGGCTGATCGGCTGGTAAAAAACGGCGTTTCAGCGCTGGACCCGCGGGGCAAGGAATTCGATGCGCAGAACATGGGCGATCGGTTGGCAGTGCGTAACCTGTTCACCGATCTGCGTGAACAAGGCCAGATGAGTGGCGGGCCGGCGCCGTTTGGTGAGCGCGAGAAGCAGGCGTTCGCCAATGCGCTTGACCGGATACTCACTCGGCTGACCCGTAAAGCCTGA
- the elbB gene encoding isoprenoid biosynthesis glyoxalase ElbB translates to MSKKIAVILSGCGVYDGAEIHESVITLLRLDQRGAEVQCFAPNISQLHVINHLTGDEMPESRNVLVESARIARGNIKDIREASVEDFDALIVPGGFGAAKNLSNFAIEGAGCTVQPDVLALTEAFAEAGKPVGLMCISPALAAKIYGPGVTCTIGSDADTAAAMNKMGATHQDCAVSDIVEDKARKLVCTPAYMLAQSISEAASGINKLVDRVLELTHENDA, encoded by the coding sequence ATGAGCAAAAAAATTGCAGTGATCCTTTCCGGCTGTGGCGTGTACGACGGCGCCGAGATCCACGAAAGCGTGATTACCTTGCTGCGCCTGGACCAGCGTGGCGCCGAGGTGCAGTGCTTTGCCCCCAATATCTCGCAATTGCATGTGATCAATCACCTGACCGGCGACGAAATGCCCGAGTCACGCAACGTGCTGGTGGAATCGGCGCGGATCGCCCGGGGCAACATCAAGGACATTCGTGAGGCGAGCGTAGAAGACTTCGACGCGCTGATCGTGCCGGGTGGGTTTGGCGCGGCCAAGAACCTGTCGAACTTCGCCATCGAAGGCGCCGGTTGCACCGTTCAACCGGACGTCCTGGCGCTGACCGAAGCGTTTGCCGAAGCGGGCAAACCGGTGGGGTTGATGTGCATTTCGCCGGCGCTGGCGGCGAAAATCTATGGGCCAGGCGTGACCTGCACCATTGGCAGCGACGCCGATACCGCCGCCGCCATGAACAAGATGGGCGCCACTCACCAGGATTGCGCAGTGAGCGACATCGTCGAAGACAAGGCGCGCAAACTCGTCTGCACCCCGGCTTATATGCTGGCCCAGAGCATCAGCGAAGCCGCCTCGGGGATCAACAAACTGGTCGACCGTGTCCTCGAACTGACCCACGAAAACGACGCTTAA
- a CDS encoding sterol desaturase family protein — protein sequence MDFILYAVPFFFVLIAVELLADRWRGLSNYRLADAINSISTGVLSTTTGLLTKGVGLVTYAFALKHLALFELSADSVWVWVFAFVLYDFCYYWLHRMGHERNILWAAHSVHHQSEDYNLSTALRQTSTGFLLSWIFYLPMAVLGVPLLVFISVAALNLLYQFWVHTKHIPKLGWFEWFFVTPSNHRAHHAQNALYMDRNYGGVFIIWDRLFGSFQEEDDNEPVIFGVTTPLASWNPLWANVQFYAQLWDDARRAESTWDKLRIWFMRTGWRPADVAAKYPMNKPDLSQFRKFEVPLDGRQQVYVALQFCVYIALGSYLMNLEPRLPTAALVLGWGAVAFGLFTLGMALENRPQALKLELLRLTSNVPLVWLAPVVGLWPASAVGWIGLFSYSLLSGIGLYCCRDRFTRLAS from the coding sequence ATGGACTTCATTCTGTATGCGGTGCCGTTTTTCTTTGTGCTGATTGCCGTCGAGCTGCTGGCGGACCGTTGGCGCGGGTTGAGCAATTATCGGCTGGCGGACGCGATCAACAGCATCAGCACCGGGGTGTTGTCGACCACTACCGGCCTGTTGACCAAAGGCGTCGGCCTGGTGACCTATGCGTTTGCCCTCAAGCACCTGGCGCTGTTCGAACTGTCGGCCGACAGCGTCTGGGTCTGGGTGTTTGCCTTCGTCCTCTATGACTTCTGCTACTACTGGCTGCACCGTATGGGCCATGAGCGCAACATCCTCTGGGCCGCGCACTCGGTGCATCACCAGAGTGAGGACTACAACCTCTCCACGGCCCTGCGCCAGACCAGTACCGGCTTTCTGCTGAGCTGGATTTTCTACCTGCCGATGGCGGTGCTCGGCGTGCCGTTGCTGGTGTTCATCAGCGTTGCCGCGCTCAACTTGCTCTATCAGTTCTGGGTGCATACCAAACACATTCCCAAGCTCGGCTGGTTCGAGTGGTTCTTTGTCACGCCGTCCAATCATCGGGCTCACCATGCACAGAACGCTCTCTACATGGATCGCAACTACGGCGGGGTGTTCATTATTTGGGACCGTCTATTCGGCTCGTTCCAGGAAGAGGACGACAACGAGCCGGTGATTTTCGGCGTGACCACGCCGTTGGCAAGCTGGAATCCGTTGTGGGCGAACGTGCAGTTTTACGCACAGCTTTGGGATGACGCGCGACGGGCTGAAAGCACATGGGACAAGCTGCGGATCTGGTTCATGCGCACCGGCTGGCGGCCGGCGGATGTGGCGGCCAAGTACCCGATGAACAAACCGGACCTGAGTCAGTTCCGCAAATTCGAGGTGCCGCTGGACGGGCGTCAGCAGGTGTATGTGGCGTTGCAGTTCTGCGTTTACATCGCGCTGGGCAGCTATTTGATGAACCTTGAGCCACGTTTGCCGACTGCCGCGCTGGTGTTGGGCTGGGGCGCAGTGGCGTTCGGCTTGTTTACGTTGGGCATGGCCCTGGAGAATCGCCCGCAGGCGTTGAAACTGGAGCTGCTGCGCCTGACATCGAATGTGCCGCTGGTGTGGCTGGCGCCGGTAGTCGGGCTGTGGCCGGCCAGCGCGGTGGGCTGGATCGGCCTGTTCAGCTACAGCCTGCTCAGCGGCATCGGTCTCTACTGTTGCAGGGACCGCTTCACTCGGTTGGCGTCTTAG
- a CDS encoding DedA family protein has product MLQQFLQEFGYFALFLGTFFEGETILVLAGFLAFRGYMDIKIVTIVAFCGSYAGDQLWYFLGRKHGRKLLARKPRWQLMGDRALEHIRKHPDIWVLSFRFVYGLRTVMPVAIGLSGYPPGRYLLLNGIGAAIWATALAAAAYHFGAVLEGMLGSVKKYELWVLGALLVLGLGLWLRRRFKNARLAKKIYADEQAELAKAAETKTPTE; this is encoded by the coding sequence ATGCTCCAACAATTTCTTCAGGAATTCGGCTACTTCGCCCTCTTTCTCGGCACGTTCTTCGAAGGCGAAACCATCCTGGTGCTCGCAGGCTTCCTCGCGTTCCGCGGATACATGGACATCAAGATCGTCACGATCGTGGCGTTCTGTGGCAGTTATGCCGGCGATCAGCTGTGGTATTTCCTCGGGCGAAAACACGGTCGCAAATTGCTGGCGCGCAAACCACGCTGGCAACTGATGGGTGACCGGGCGCTGGAACATATCCGCAAACACCCGGACATCTGGGTGCTGAGTTTCCGCTTCGTCTATGGATTGCGCACGGTCATGCCGGTGGCGATCGGCCTGTCGGGATATCCGCCGGGGCGTTATCTGCTGCTCAACGGGATTGGTGCTGCGATCTGGGCGACCGCACTGGCCGCAGCGGCGTATCACTTCGGCGCGGTGCTTGAGGGCATGCTGGGCAGCGTCAAGAAGTACGAGCTGTGGGTGCTTGGTGCCCTGCTGGTACTGGGCCTGGGCTTGTGGCTGCGCCGGCGTTTCAAGAATGCCCGTCTGGCGAAGAAGATCTACGCCGACGAGCAAGCCGAGCTGGCCAAGGCAGCCGAGACTAAGACGCCAACCGAGTGA
- the hemB gene encoding porphobilinogen synthase, translating into MSFTPANRLFPATRLRRNRRDDFSRRLVRENVLTVDDLILPVFVLDGENRREAVASMPGVERLTIDLLLEEAAKWVELGIPAVALFPVTPPELKSLDAAEAWNPNGIAQRATRALRAQFPELGVITDVALDPFTTHGQDGILDEEGYVQNDITVDALVKQALSHAEAGAQVVAPSDMMDGRIQAIREALELADHVNVRIMAYSAKYASAYYGPFRDAVGSALNLGKANKASYQMDPANSNEALHEVAADLSEGADMVMVKPGMPYLDILYRVKEEFKVPTFVYQVSGEYAMHMAAIQNGWLSEGVILESLTAFKRAGADGILTYFAVRAAQLLREQK; encoded by the coding sequence GTGAGCTTTACCCCCGCCAACCGTTTGTTTCCTGCAACCCGCCTGCGTCGCAATCGCCGTGATGATTTTTCGCGTCGACTGGTCCGTGAAAACGTTCTGACCGTCGACGATCTGATCCTGCCGGTGTTCGTGCTGGACGGTGAAAACCGTCGCGAAGCAGTCGCGTCGATGCCGGGGGTTGAGCGTCTGACCATTGATCTGTTGCTCGAAGAAGCGGCCAAGTGGGTCGAACTGGGGATTCCGGCAGTGGCGTTGTTCCCGGTCACGCCCCCGGAGCTCAAGTCCCTGGACGCCGCCGAAGCCTGGAACCCGAACGGCATCGCTCAACGCGCCACCCGCGCCTTGCGTGCGCAGTTCCCGGAACTGGGTGTGATCACTGACGTCGCTCTGGACCCGTTCACCACCCACGGCCAGGACGGCATTCTCGACGAAGAGGGCTACGTGCAGAACGACATTACCGTCGATGCCCTGGTCAAGCAGGCGCTATCCCACGCCGAGGCAGGCGCACAGGTGGTGGCCCCGTCGGACATGATGGACGGTCGCATCCAGGCCATCCGCGAAGCGCTGGAGCTGGCCGATCACGTCAACGTGCGGATCATGGCTTACTCTGCCAAGTACGCGAGCGCCTATTACGGCCCGTTCCGCGACGCGGTGGGTTCGGCGCTGAACCTGGGCAAGGCCAACAAGGCCTCCTATCAGATGGACCCGGCCAACAGCAACGAAGCCCTGCACGAAGTGGCGGCGGACTTGTCAGAAGGCGCGGACATGGTCATGGTCAAGCCAGGCATGCCGTATCTGGACATCCTTTACCGGGTCAAAGAAGAATTTAAAGTGCCGACCTTTGTTTATCAGGTCAGCGGTGAATACGCCATGCACATGGCGGCCATCCAGAATGGCTGGTTGAGCGAAGGGGTTATCCTCGAATCCCTGACCGCTTTCAAACGTGCAGGGGCTGATGGCATCCTGACTTACTTTGCCGTGCGCGCCGCTCAATTGTTACGAGAGCAGAAATAG